ttctaagcgctggggtagacataggggaatcaggttgtcccacgtggggctcacagtcttaatccccattttacagatgagggaactgaggcacagagaagttaagtgactcgcccacagtcacacagccgacaagtggcagagctgggattcgaactcatgagccctgactccaaagcccatgctctttccactgagccacgctgcttctcacaagctgggttctgatcccagctccacccgttgtccgctgtgtgaccttgatgaaaccacttcacttttctgtgcctcagttaccccgtctggaaaatgaggaatgagattgggagccccctgtgTCTCCAAACCCGATTTATTTGCGTCTACCtcggtgctcagtaataataataatgataatgacagttgtggtatttaagggcttactctgcatgaaggctcaggtggatacaagcgattggggttggacacagtccctaatccacatggggctcacagtcctaatccccattttctggataatgaaactgagactcagagaagtgaagtgactcggcccaaggtcccacaagtggcagagccaggattagaacccaggaccttctgactcccagacctatcctctatccactaggccacgctgcttcctgacacacaggaagcacttaacaactaccatcatcttcattattattattttcgctGCTGTTGTTATCAttagctcgataaatatgatcgactgataggTTGCTCGGTAGGGGAACTGGGAACCTCCCCCCGCATGTCCCCGACTCATCCGAACGTGCTCTATTCCAGGGTACCGCGGGGCTGGAAAGGAGCCGCGGGGGGACAACccccccttgacctctgacctctggagAGGCCGCACCAGGCGAGGAAGAAgccatccccgccccacggctTTCCGGCAGACCCGGGGCCCGAAATCTCCACCACCGCACTCGTCCATCCCCGCCGTCGGCAGGCCCCAGTGAAAATGGACGCCGTGGGCGTTAGGGTCTGAAGCCCCGggtctcccacccccctcctccctccccctcccggggaccccggggagggggagccggggcggcCGCGGGCCTCCGGAGGCCCCAGCCCGCTGCGCCATGTCCACCAAAGTGCCCATCTACCTGAAGCGCAGCAGCcgcaaggggaagaaggagaagctgCGGGATCTGCTGTCGTCGGACATGATCAGCCCACCTCTGGGCGACTTCCGCCACACCATCCACATCGGCAGCGGCGGCGAGGGCGACGTCTTCGGGGACATCTCCTTCCTGCAGGGCCAGTTCCACCTGCTGCCCGGCGCGCCGGGCCAGGAGGAGCCCCAGGAGGGGGCGGATGCCCCCTTCGCCCTCCCCTTCCGGTTCTCCCGGACGGCCACGGTCGGGGGCCGCCCGGCCGGGGGGCCGTCCCCGCTGCTGAAGAACGCCATCTCCCTGCCGGCCATGGGCGGACCCCAGGCGCTCACGCTGCCCaccgcccaggccccgcccaagCCCCCGCGGCTGCACCTGgaggcgcccccgccccccgagcccgcCGAGGAGGCCGCGGGCCGGAGGACCGGGCAGGCCGGGCCGGCCCGCAACGGCCTGGGCCTCGAGGGGCACCCCGAGGAGCCCTTCCTGCCTCATgccagctccctcctctccctggacgTGGACCTGGGGCCCTCCATTCTGGACGACGTCCTGCGGATCATGGACAGGCAGCAGGAGGTGGGCAGGACGGGGGTCCCCACGTAaagccccccgtcctcccccggctCGACCCCGCGCCTGGGGGTGTCGACTGGGAACCGGCCAGCGGGGCGTCGGGTGGGAGGAGCCGGACGGGGGCCGGGAGTCCCGCCACGGCGATCACAGAccgccctgcccacctccccagaGAGGTTCTCTGCCCCCTCTGGACCCACGCAGGGGGCGGATAATAGAGCTGGAGCCCCTTCGACGGGAGAAAGGGGCGAGAGGATCGGGCTGGGCTTGCCTCCCCTGCTAGGAGGGGTCCCCTCACCCCCGGGGTTACCCCTAGGTGCCCCCCTTCCACCCCTTTAAGCAGGAACCCAACCATCTGGGTGgatgggatggagaaaggggctcCAGTGTGGGGAGCTATCACGGGGTGGATTCCGGGGAGGGGGACTGCGACAGGAATGACTGCTGAGGGTCCGGGGCAACCTCTggacccttccccctgcccccgcatCCCGTATCGCCCCTTCACTCTGCGTGTGCCCAAGTTGCAATAAACGTTCTGGCGTTTCCCACTCTCTGCTCCAGTGTTTCCAGCTCTTGGGGGCAGGACTGGGGAGTGGTTTGGGGgttgctggggaggcagaggagaaccgCCAGATTTCCTGGGtaaacccctcctccctccgacccCTGGTTTCCCCACTGGTCTGACACTTCTctggtcaatcaatagtatttatttagcgcttagcgtgtgcagagcactgtattaagtgcttaggaggagagtccaatacaacacacacatcccctgcctacggtgagtttacaatctagtggggagcttCCAGGCGCGATCGAGACCTAGGCtgcagagaagtagcttggccaaatggaaagagcaggagtctgcaagtcagaagaccagggcaGGCCCCGACTCTGCAGAGTGATCTCGGGTCAGCCACTTCACTgcgctggacctcagtttcctcataataataataatcatgttggtatttgttaagcgcttactatgtgcagagcactgttctaaatgctggggtagatacagggtaatcaggttgccccacatgaggctcacagtcttaatccccattttacagataaggtaactgaggcccagagaagttaagtgatttgcccaaagtcacacaggtgagaagtggcagagctgggattcaaacccatgacctctgctcccaaccccgggctctttccactgagccacgctgcttctcctaataatgttggtatttgttaagggcttactatttgcagagcactgttctaagcgctggggtagatacaggggaatcaggttgtcccatgtgaggctcaccgttaatccccattttacagatgaggtaactaaggcccagagaagtgaagtgacttgcccacagtcacaca
This portion of the Ornithorhynchus anatinus isolate Pmale09 chromosome 3, mOrnAna1.pri.v4, whole genome shotgun sequence genome encodes:
- the CDC42EP2 gene encoding cdc42 effector protein 2, giving the protein MSTKVPIYLKRSSRKGKKEKLRDLLSSDMISPPLGDFRHTIHIGSGGEGDVFGDISFLQGQFHLLPGAPGQEEPQEGADAPFALPFRFSRTATVGGRPAGGPSPLLKNAISLPAMGGPQALTLPTAQAPPKPPRLHLEAPPPPEPAEEAAGRRTGQAGPARNGLGLEGHPEEPFLPHASSLLSLDVDLGPSILDDVLRIMDRQQEVGRTGVPT